The following DNA comes from Candidatus Neomarinimicrobiota bacterium.
GCCCCGGGGTGGTAGCGCTGGCTACGCTGGATTTCCTTGAGGGCCAGGCGGTAGGCGATGGTGTGCAGATAGGCCTGGAAGTTCCCTCGGACCGGTGGCAATCGGCGTTTCAGCAGCCGGATGAAGGCTTCCTGGACGATATCCTCGGCGGCATCGTGCGAGCCGGTGACGAACAGGGTGGTGCGGAGCAGGGTGGGCGAGTGGCGCTGGTAGAGCAAGCGCCAGGCCGACTCGTCTCCAGCACGTGCCGCCTGCAGGCTGTCCCAGTCAGAGGTCATTCAAGGTAGCCCTGCTCCCGGCACCAGGCGCGGATCTCAGGGTACTCCGCTGCGCGGCACCAGGTGGTGCTCATGGCATCGATCTGGTCCGCCGGTACGATCGGTTCCAGATGACGGCGGTACCAGT
Coding sequences within:
- a CDS encoding RNA polymerase sigma factor, whose product is MTSDWDSLQAARAGDESAWRLLYQRHSPTLLRTTLFVTGSHDAAEDIVQEAFIRLLKRRLPPVRGNFQAYLHTIAYRLALKEIQRSQRYHPGANPHTIRDGAPSPLEAYLNSERDKGIAAIIDALPQPQRDVLVLRFYGGHSYREIARMTRTPLGTVKSRMFHAVRTCRHHLREKGITP